The Candidatus Mycolicibacterium alkanivorans genome contains a region encoding:
- a CDS encoding carboxymuconolactone decarboxylase family protein codes for MTSSESLPANPPEPIPAVVPPRIPPGGRRELGLIGWLFCKLASRIAGVPEMHLFTVFAQHRRMFWTWAPFGWVLLRRGRLPGRDTEVVILRVGRVRNSEYELQQHRRIALQRGVDLQTQAAVFAWPAADRLSARHQAMLTGVDELLTTRAMSDETWQRLAGYLDRRQLMEFVMLVGQYDALAMWLNTLGVPMDYPD; via the coding sequence ATGACGTCCTCGGAATCCCTACCGGCGAACCCGCCCGAACCGATTCCCGCGGTGGTTCCGCCCAGGATTCCACCGGGGGGCCGTCGCGAACTCGGTCTGATCGGCTGGTTGTTCTGCAAGCTGGCCTCGCGGATCGCGGGCGTGCCGGAGATGCACCTCTTCACGGTGTTCGCCCAGCACCGGCGGATGTTTTGGACCTGGGCGCCCTTCGGCTGGGTGCTACTGCGGCGCGGGCGCCTGCCCGGCCGCGACACCGAAGTGGTGATCCTGCGGGTGGGACGCGTGCGCAACTCCGAGTACGAATTGCAGCAGCACCGGCGGATCGCGCTTCAGCGCGGCGTGGATCTTCAGACCCAGGCTGCGGTGTTCGCCTGGCCGGCGGCCGACCGGCTCTCGGCCCGGCATCAGGCCATGCTGACCGGAGTCGACGAGTTGCTGACCACCCGGGCGATGTCGGACGAGACCTGGCAGCGGCTGGCCGGCTATCTGGACCGTCGCCAGTTGATGGAGTTCGTCATGCTGGTCGGCCAGTATGACGCGCTGGCGATGTGGCTCAACACCCTCGGCGTGCCGATGGACTACCCGGACTAG
- a CDS encoding MspA family porin, translating to MKVIGRVLVALVAAVAALFAGAGTSHAGLDNQLSLVDGGGRTMTVQQWDTFLDGVFPLDRNRLTREWFHSGKAVYSVVGPGADDFAGTLELGYQVGFPWSLGVGINFSYTTPNILLDDASISPGNFNPLGSVITPNLFPGVSISADLGNGPGIQEVATFSVDVSGPNGSVAVANAHGTVTGAAGGVLLRPFARLISKAGDSVTTYGEPWNMN from the coding sequence ATGAAGGTCATCGGTCGAGTGCTGGTGGCGTTGGTCGCCGCCGTCGCGGCGTTGTTCGCCGGGGCAGGTACCTCGCACGCAGGTTTGGACAATCAGCTGAGTCTGGTCGACGGCGGTGGCCGCACGATGACGGTCCAGCAGTGGGACACCTTCCTCGACGGTGTGTTCCCCTTGGACCGCAACCGGCTGACCCGCGAGTGGTTCCATTCCGGCAAGGCCGTCTACAGCGTGGTCGGCCCGGGTGCCGATGACTTCGCCGGCACCCTGGAGCTGGGCTACCAGGTCGGCTTCCCGTGGTCGCTGGGTGTGGGCATCAACTTCAGCTACACCACCCCCAACATCCTGCTCGACGACGCCAGCATCTCCCCGGGCAACTTCAATCCGCTGGGCTCGGTCATCACCCCGAACCTGTTCCCGGGTGTGTCGATCAGCGCGGATCTGGGCAATGGCCCCGGTATCCAGGAGGTCGCCACCTTCTCCGTCGACGTTTCGGGCCCCAACGGCTCGGTGGCGGTGGCCAACGCCCACGGCACCGTCACCGGTGCGGCCGGCGGTGTGCTGCTGCGCCCCTTCGCCCGGCTGATCTCCAAGGCCGGTGACTCCGTCACCACCTACGGCGAACCCTGGAACATGAACTGA
- the pks2 gene encoding sulfolipid-1 biosynthesis phthioceranic/hydroxyphthioceranic acid synthase: MVEPKVTPIAVIGMGCRLPGGIDSPELLWEALLRGDDLITEIPADRWDLEEHYDPQPGVPGRSVSRWGGFVDDVGGFDAEFFGIGDREAAAIDPQHRLMMETAWEAVEHAGLSPASLADSSTGVFAGLCHDDYTLVSNEAGAMAGPYGYTCTPYSMASGRIAYALGLRGPALTIDSSCSSGLLAVHLACRSLHEGESDYALAGGCQVILEPSVSASASAQGMLSPTGRCRTFDVGADGFVRSDGCAVVLLKRMPDALRDGDRILAVIRGTAANQDGRSVTLTTPSLDAQADVYRAALDVAGVDAATVGMVEAHGTGTPVGDPLEFGGLAKVYGTDGHRCIVGSAKSNLGHTESAAGTVGLVKAILGLRHGAVPAMAHFTRLPDDLGQIETGLLVPKEITPWPTDGHQPRRAAVSSFGMSGTNVHAVLEQAPETAGSDQTASAASGTLLFPVSATSDEGLRRTALRLADWVEQRGHGLAASDLAYTLARRRGHRSVRTAVLATDLTELAAGLREVAESEIPYPDAVGQDDRGPVWVFSGQGSQWAAMGAELLAREPAFAARVAELEPLIARESGFSVSKAMSAPETVTGIDRVQPTLFAMQVALAEAMRSYGVHPGAVIGHSMGEAAAAVVAGALSLEDGVRVICRRSRLMCRLSGGGAMASVELTATQVRDELAARGVSDVVVSVFASPESTVIGGATDTVRELVAAWEARDVMAREVAVDVASHSPQVDPILADLAEELAELAPMEPKVPYYSATLDNPRARPAFDALYWVDNLRQPVRFANAVQAALDDGHRVFGEPAPHPLLTRAVEQTANAADISIHAVAGMRRDQPLPHGVRVFVCDVHNAGAAVDFAVRYPGGRLVDAPLPTWTHRHFLIESDGQDSLVGACTALVHPLLGEHVRLPEEPERHAWQADVGTGKLPWLADHKVNNVAAYPGAAYCEMALAAAELVFGESSAVRDVQFEQLMLLDEHTEVTAVAAVAGTGVAEFAVAADQDGERVRQAVATLSAVDDEARPAPQDIARLLAAYPNRIAGDEVRQWFAGRRIQFGPAFTGLVAVHTSAGDDRSTLLAEIALPGDIRSQQAGYGIHPALLDACFQSVAAVISAAGRTDGGLMLPLGVARLRRVGRGRDARYCVVRVLSADAAAIEADLDILDADGEVVLQAAGLRIGAQESKSRQRERIFAERLLTVEWNQQQLPAAGTARGAWLLVVADDGDKLAVRLSEAMASHGADCRTVSAGAVSGGELASGAFTGVVVVAAPAEGDPNPDRGRDLVASLVGIAGKLANTDGEPPRFYVITRGALAAAPGDTVNLDQGGVTGLLRVIGAEHPPLRPTQIDVDADTDGEAVASEVLSGSDEDSTAWRQGSWYTARLRQSPLRPDERRTTTVDPERDGMRLVIRTPGDLDTLEFVTADREPPQAGQIEVAVDASSINFADVLLAFGKSFTVDGQRQGLGVDFAGVVTAVGAGVTDFKVGDRVGALADTAAWSTFVTCDARLAAPLPESLTTEEAAAVSTAYATAWYSLHQLARIQPGDRVLIHSATGGVGQAAIAIARHAGAEIFATAGSDDRRELLRQMGIKRVYDSRTTDFADQIRSDTDGYGVDVVLNSLTGAAQRAGLELLAFDGRFVEIGKRDVYEHTRVDLYPFRRNLAFYYADLLLMSNSAPGQIGDLLRTVYGLVADGTLPTPEYSVRPLTEADTAIREMSAAQHTGKLILTIPRGPQTGVAVPPTRARVFRKDGSYIVTGGVGGLGLFLASAMASAGCGRIILTSRSQPNPQAQKTIDRLRANGADVVVECGNIADPQTATRLVSAATATGLPLRGVLHAAAVVDDATLGNITDELIDRDWAPKVHGAWHLHRATAGQPLDWFCSFSSVAALFGSPGQGAYAAANSWLDAFTAWRRTQGLPATAIAWGAWDQIGRGAGLAQRGDTAMITPQEGAHAFRALLRHDRGYTAYLPLTGAPWLAALAARSPVAEAFRSADAGAETSGAALLAELRALSPEQRPDRLRRLVTDEVALILRRAIDPDRPFAEHGLDSLGNLELRTHIETQTGVRVTPKTIVTYNTARTLAGYLTEALSAGQVS; encoded by the coding sequence GTGGTTGAACCCAAGGTCACACCGATTGCGGTGATTGGAATGGGCTGCCGCCTGCCTGGCGGCATCGACTCCCCCGAACTGCTGTGGGAGGCGCTGCTGCGCGGCGATGACCTGATCACCGAAATCCCCGCGGACCGGTGGGACCTCGAGGAGCACTACGATCCGCAGCCCGGTGTGCCCGGGCGGTCGGTCTCGCGGTGGGGCGGCTTCGTAGACGACGTCGGTGGTTTCGATGCCGAGTTCTTCGGAATCGGGGACCGCGAAGCGGCGGCGATCGACCCGCAGCACCGCCTCATGATGGAGACGGCCTGGGAAGCGGTCGAGCACGCCGGCCTGTCCCCCGCGTCCTTGGCGGATTCGTCGACCGGTGTCTTCGCCGGCCTGTGCCACGACGACTACACGCTGGTGTCCAACGAGGCCGGCGCCATGGCGGGCCCGTACGGCTACACCTGCACCCCGTACAGCATGGCGTCCGGGCGGATCGCCTACGCGCTGGGTCTGCGCGGCCCGGCACTGACCATCGACAGCTCGTGTTCCTCGGGTCTGCTGGCGGTACATCTGGCCTGCCGAAGCCTGCATGAGGGCGAAAGTGACTACGCCCTGGCCGGCGGCTGTCAGGTGATCCTCGAACCGTCCGTGAGCGCGTCGGCGTCGGCGCAGGGCATGCTCTCCCCGACCGGGCGATGCCGGACGTTCGACGTCGGCGCGGACGGTTTCGTGCGTTCCGACGGCTGCGCGGTGGTGCTGCTCAAGCGCATGCCGGACGCGCTGCGCGACGGCGACCGGATCCTGGCGGTGATCCGCGGAACCGCCGCCAATCAGGACGGTCGCTCGGTGACCCTCACGACACCGTCCTTGGACGCCCAGGCCGACGTCTACCGGGCGGCACTGGATGTGGCGGGCGTCGACGCGGCCACCGTCGGCATGGTCGAGGCGCACGGCACCGGCACACCGGTCGGCGACCCGCTGGAGTTCGGCGGCCTGGCGAAGGTGTACGGCACCGACGGACACCGCTGCATCGTCGGGTCGGCGAAGAGCAATCTCGGCCACACCGAGTCCGCAGCCGGCACTGTCGGGCTGGTGAAAGCCATCCTCGGACTGCGCCACGGTGCGGTGCCTGCGATGGCACATTTCACGCGGTTGCCCGACGATCTCGGTCAGATCGAGACAGGTCTGCTGGTGCCGAAGGAGATCACCCCCTGGCCGACCGATGGCCACCAGCCAAGACGGGCGGCGGTGTCCTCGTTCGGCATGTCCGGGACGAACGTGCACGCCGTGCTCGAGCAAGCACCGGAAACCGCGGGTTCCGACCAGACCGCTTCCGCCGCGTCGGGGACACTGCTGTTCCCCGTATCGGCTACCTCCGACGAGGGGCTGCGCCGGACGGCACTGCGTCTGGCCGACTGGGTGGAGCAGCGCGGCCACGGCCTGGCGGCATCCGACCTGGCCTACACGCTGGCACGGCGGCGCGGTCACCGGTCGGTGCGCACCGCGGTGCTGGCCACGGACCTCACCGAGCTGGCCGCCGGTCTGCGTGAGGTCGCCGAGAGCGAGATTCCCTATCCGGACGCGGTGGGCCAGGACGACCGGGGACCGGTGTGGGTGTTCTCCGGACAGGGTTCGCAGTGGGCCGCGATGGGCGCCGAACTGCTGGCCCGGGAGCCTGCGTTCGCCGCGCGCGTCGCGGAACTCGAGCCGCTGATCGCCCGGGAGTCCGGTTTCTCGGTCAGCAAAGCGATGTCGGCGCCGGAGACGGTGACCGGGATTGACCGGGTTCAGCCCACCTTGTTCGCCATGCAGGTCGCGCTTGCCGAAGCGATGCGGTCCTACGGTGTGCATCCGGGCGCAGTCATCGGACATTCGATGGGCGAGGCCGCGGCGGCCGTCGTCGCCGGAGCCCTGTCGCTCGAGGACGGGGTGCGCGTGATCTGCCGCCGCTCCCGGCTGATGTGCCGGCTGTCCGGCGGCGGCGCGATGGCCTCCGTCGAGTTGACCGCCACGCAGGTGCGCGACGAACTCGCCGCCCGGGGCGTCAGCGATGTCGTGGTATCGGTGTTCGCCTCGCCGGAGTCCACCGTCATCGGCGGCGCGACCGACACCGTCCGCGAGCTGGTCGCCGCCTGGGAAGCCCGTGACGTCATGGCCCGGGAGGTGGCGGTGGACGTCGCCTCACACTCCCCGCAGGTCGACCCGATCCTCGCCGACCTGGCCGAGGAACTCGCCGAACTGGCTCCGATGGAGCCCAAGGTGCCGTACTACTCGGCAACCCTCGACAACCCGCGCGCTCGACCGGCATTCGACGCTCTGTATTGGGTCGACAACCTCAGGCAGCCAGTGCGTTTCGCCAACGCAGTGCAGGCAGCGCTGGATGACGGCCATCGAGTGTTCGGCGAGCCGGCTCCGCATCCCCTGCTGACGCGCGCGGTCGAGCAGACCGCCAACGCCGCAGACATCTCGATCCATGCCGTCGCAGGTATGCGTCGGGACCAGCCGCTGCCGCACGGAGTACGGGTGTTCGTCTGCGATGTGCACAACGCTGGCGCCGCCGTCGACTTCGCCGTCCGCTATCCGGGCGGACGTCTGGTGGACGCGCCGCTGCCGACGTGGACCCATCGTCACTTCCTCATCGAGTCGGACGGCCAGGACTCCCTGGTTGGCGCGTGCACAGCGTTGGTGCACCCACTGCTGGGCGAGCATGTGCGGCTGCCGGAGGAGCCCGAGCGGCACGCCTGGCAGGCTGACGTCGGCACCGGGAAACTGCCGTGGCTGGCCGACCACAAGGTCAACAATGTGGCCGCCTACCCAGGTGCCGCGTACTGCGAGATGGCCCTGGCCGCAGCCGAACTGGTGTTCGGCGAGAGCAGCGCCGTCCGGGACGTCCAGTTCGAGCAGTTGATGCTGCTCGACGAGCACACCGAAGTCACCGCCGTCGCAGCGGTCGCCGGCACCGGTGTCGCGGAGTTCGCCGTGGCGGCCGACCAGGACGGCGAGCGCGTCCGACAGGCGGTGGCGACCCTGAGCGCGGTCGACGACGAGGCCCGCCCCGCGCCCCAGGACATCGCCAGACTGCTGGCGGCGTATCCCAACCGGATTGCCGGTGACGAGGTGCGCCAGTGGTTCGCCGGCCGGCGAATCCAGTTCGGTCCCGCGTTCACCGGCTTGGTCGCCGTGCACACTAGTGCGGGCGACGACCGGTCCACTCTGCTGGCCGAGATCGCGCTGCCCGGCGACATCCGCTCCCAGCAGGCTGGTTACGGCATTCATCCGGCGCTGCTGGACGCCTGCTTCCAGTCGGTGGCCGCCGTGATCAGTGCGGCGGGCCGCACCGACGGCGGGCTGATGCTGCCGTTGGGCGTGGCCCGGCTGCGCCGGGTGGGCCGGGGCCGCGACGCGCGGTACTGCGTGGTGCGGGTGCTCTCGGCCGACGCCGCCGCGATCGAGGCGGATCTCGACATCCTGGACGCCGACGGCGAGGTCGTGTTGCAGGCGGCGGGTCTGCGGATCGGCGCCCAGGAATCCAAGAGCAGGCAGCGCGAGCGCATCTTCGCCGAACGTCTGCTCACCGTCGAGTGGAATCAGCAGCAGCTGCCGGCGGCCGGCACCGCCCGCGGTGCCTGGCTGCTGGTGGTTGCCGACGATGGCGACAAGCTCGCTGTGCGGCTCTCGGAGGCGATGGCCTCGCATGGCGCCGACTGCCGGACGGTGAGTGCCGGTGCCGTGTCCGGCGGCGAGCTCGCGTCCGGAGCGTTCACCGGCGTGGTGGTGGTTGCTGCACCGGCCGAAGGCGACCCGAACCCGGACCGCGGACGCGATCTCGTGGCGTCGCTGGTCGGCATCGCCGGCAAGCTGGCAAACACCGATGGTGAACCGCCGCGGTTCTACGTCATCACCCGTGGTGCGCTGGCGGCGGCCCCGGGCGACACCGTCAATCTCGACCAGGGCGGCGTGACCGGCCTGTTGCGGGTCATCGGCGCCGAGCACCCGCCACTTCGGCCGACCCAGATCGACGTCGACGCCGACACCGACGGCGAGGCCGTCGCCAGCGAGGTGCTCAGCGGATCTGACGAGGACTCCACGGCATGGCGGCAAGGTTCGTGGTACACCGCTCGGTTGCGACAAAGCCCGCTGCGGCCCGACGAGCGCCGGACCACCACTGTCGACCCCGAACGCGACGGGATGCGTCTGGTCATCCGCACTCCGGGTGACCTCGACACCCTCGAATTCGTCACTGCGGACCGCGAGCCGCCACAAGCCGGGCAGATCGAAGTCGCCGTCGATGCTTCCAGCATCAACTTCGCCGACGTGCTGCTCGCCTTCGGCAAGTCCTTCACCGTCGACGGGCAGCGCCAGGGCCTCGGCGTGGACTTCGCAGGTGTGGTGACCGCGGTGGGTGCCGGTGTCACCGACTTCAAAGTCGGCGACCGGGTCGGCGCCCTCGCCGACACCGCCGCCTGGAGCACGTTCGTCACCTGTGATGCGCGACTGGCCGCACCTCTGCCGGAATCATTGACCACCGAGGAGGCGGCGGCGGTGTCCACCGCGTACGCCACCGCGTGGTACAGCCTGCACCAGTTGGCCCGGATTCAGCCCGGCGATCGGGTGCTGATTCATTCGGCGACCGGTGGCGTGGGACAGGCGGCGATCGCGATCGCCCGTCATGCCGGAGCGGAGATCTTCGCCACCGCCGGAAGCGATGACCGTCGCGAGCTCCTGCGGCAGATGGGCATCAAGCGCGTATACGACTCTCGGACAACAGATTTCGCCGACCAGATCCGGAGCGACACCGACGGCTACGGCGTCGATGTCGTGCTCAACTCGCTGACCGGTGCGGCGCAGCGGGCGGGCCTGGAACTGCTGGCCTTCGACGGTCGTTTCGTGGAGATCGGTAAGCGCGACGTGTACGAGCACACCCGCGTCGACCTCTACCCGTTCCGCCGTAACCTGGCCTTCTACTATGCCGATCTGCTGCTGATGAGCAACAGTGCGCCGGGTCAGATCGGTGATCTGCTGCGCACGGTGTACGGCCTGGTCGCCGACGGGACTCTGCCCACCCCGGAGTACTCGGTCCGGCCTCTCACCGAGGCCGACACCGCCATCCGCGAGATGAGCGCCGCCCAGCACACCGGCAAGCTGATCCTGACCATCCCGCGCGGGCCGCAGACCGGTGTCGCCGTGCCGCCGACCCGGGCGCGGGTGTTCCGCAAGGACGGTTCCTACATCGTCACCGGCGGGGTGGGCGGACTCGGGTTGTTCCTGGCGTCCGCGATGGCCTCGGCCGGCTGCGGGCGGATTATCCTGACGTCGCGCTCACAGCCAAACCCGCAGGCGCAGAAGACGATTGACCGGCTGCGGGCCAACGGTGCCGATGTCGTCGTCGAATGCGGCAACATCGCCGACCCGCAGACCGCCACCCGGCTGGTGTCAGCTGCCACCGCCACCGGTCTGCCGTTGCGTGGTGTGCTGCATGCCGCTGCCGTCGTCGACGACGCGACTCTCGGCAATATCACCGACGAGCTGATCGACCGGGACTGGGCGCCGAAGGTGCACGGCGCCTGGCATCTGCACCGCGCCACCGCCGGGCAGCCGCTGGACTGGTTCTGCAGCTTCTCGTCCGTCGCCGCGCTGTTCGGCTCACCGGGCCAGGGCGCATACGCCGCGGCCAACAGCTGGCTGGACGCGTTCACCGCGTGGCGACGCACCCAGGGCCTGCCCGCCACCGCAATCGCCTGGGGCGCATGGGATCAGATCGGCCGGGGCGCTGGACTCGCGCAGCGGGGCGACACCGCGATGATCACTCCCCAGGAAGGTGCCCACGCCTTCCGCGCACTGCTCCGTCATGACCGCGGTTACACCGCCTATCTGCCCCTGACCGGAGCGCCGTGGCTCGCCGCGCTGGCAGCCCGAAGCCCTGTCGCTGAGGCGTTCCGCTCGGCTGATGCCGGCGCGGAGACCAGCGGCGCGGCGCTTCTCGCCGAGCTCCGCGCGCTGTCACCGGAGCAGCGGCCGGACCGCTTGCGGCGGTTGGTCACCGACGAGGTGGCACTCATCCTGCGCCGGGCGATCGACCCCGATCGCCCGTTCGCCGAGCACGGGCTGGACTCCCTGGGCAACCTGGAATTGCGCACCCACATCGAAACCCAAACCGGCGTGCGCGTCACGCCGAAGACGATCGTCACCTACAACACCGCTCGCACGCTGGCGGGGTATCTGACCGAGGCACTGTCAGCCGGGCAAGTGAGCTAG
- a CDS encoding RDD family protein: MTNAGIVSRGLGALVDMLVVVVTMGLLYLGLALSTLMVNPTSFRFPAPNVIFSTAVTIAVSVLYLTGCWTLSGRTVGAVLLGVRVVGRDAQQLRLSVAVVRAIACVLVPIGLLWVAVDRQRRSVQRTSRWAAGSSTIAPRMPHCR, translated from the coding sequence GTGACCAACGCCGGCATCGTGTCGCGAGGCCTGGGCGCGCTTGTCGACATGCTGGTCGTCGTCGTGACGATGGGTCTGCTCTATCTGGGGCTGGCGCTGAGCACGCTGATGGTCAACCCGACGTCCTTTCGCTTCCCGGCGCCGAACGTGATCTTCTCCACCGCAGTGACGATCGCGGTGTCGGTGCTCTACCTGACCGGGTGCTGGACCCTGTCAGGCCGCACGGTGGGTGCGGTCCTGCTGGGTGTCCGGGTGGTGGGCCGCGATGCTCAGCAACTGCGGCTGAGTGTGGCTGTCGTGCGGGCGATCGCCTGCGTTCTGGTTCCGATCGGGTTGCTGTGGGTTGCTGTCGACCGGCAGCGGCGGTCGGTGCAGAGGACATCGCGGTGGGCAGCCGGGTCGTCTACGATCGCCCCTAGGATGCCCCATTGCCGTTAG